From a single Spongiibacter taiwanensis genomic region:
- a CDS encoding AraC family transcriptional regulator gives MTDNAKQRYQQRLQRVCEYIYEHLDGDLSLTQLSAVAAFSPYHFHRVFSAATGKSLAKFIQLARLRPVSYRVAFEPETSLTELAFAAGFDSLEAFSRAFKREFQQTPSQFRNQPDWPTWHSRFAFAHPYSGASPMDVRIVDFPETPVALLEHRGPAEKVMETAGQFIAWRKQTGLSPVAKCKTFGVPYSDPNTTPPADFRWDVCGEHDGQVPKNAFGVKNGVIPGGRCAVLRHTGSNQNLDDSIYYLYRDWLPTTDEETRDFPVFFHYVSVTENGPASNDVTDIYLPLK, from the coding sequence GTGACCGACAACGCCAAACAACGCTACCAGCAACGATTGCAACGGGTGTGCGAGTATATTTACGAGCACCTCGACGGCGATCTGTCGCTGACCCAATTGAGCGCGGTGGCGGCGTTCTCGCCCTATCACTTCCATCGCGTGTTCAGCGCCGCCACGGGCAAGAGCCTGGCCAAGTTCATTCAATTGGCGCGGCTGCGCCCGGTGTCTTACCGGGTGGCCTTTGAGCCGGAAACCAGCCTAACCGAGCTGGCCTTTGCGGCGGGCTTTGACAGCCTGGAAGCTTTCTCTCGGGCGTTTAAGCGCGAGTTTCAGCAGACACCCTCCCAGTTTCGCAACCAACCCGACTGGCCAACCTGGCACAGTCGCTTTGCCTTTGCGCACCCCTATTCTGGAGCCTCACCCATGGATGTTCGTATTGTCGATTTTCCCGAGACCCCGGTTGCCCTGCTGGAGCACCGTGGCCCCGCCGAAAAGGTAATGGAAACCGCCGGGCAGTTTATTGCCTGGCGCAAACAGACCGGCTTATCGCCGGTGGCCAAGTGCAAGACCTTTGGGGTGCCCTACAGCGATCCCAACACCACTCCGCCAGCGGATTTTCGCTGGGATGTGTGTGGCGAGCATGACGGCCAGGTGCCGAAGAACGCTTTTGGCGTAAAAAACGGGGTAATTCCCGGTGGCCGCTGCGCGGTGCTGCGCCATACCGGCAGCAACCAGAATCTGGATGACAGCATTTACTACCTGTACCGGGACTGGTTGCCCACCACCGACGAGGAAACCCGGGATTTTCCGGTGTTCTTTCACTATGTGAGCGTGACCGAGAACGGCCCTGCCAGCAATGATGTGACGGATATTTATTTGCCACTTAAGTAG